GCCCTTCAATATTGGTAATAGGGGCTTTTAAATCGTGGGAGGCGGTGTAAATGAAGTTATCCAAGTCTACGTTGGTGCGCGTGAGCTGCTGGTTGAGGTTATCCAGCGCGACGTTAGCAGTCAGCAGCTGCTGGTTGGCCTGTGCCACCTGCTGGCGGGCAGCCACCTGCTCACTTACCTCCGTAGCAACCGCCGCTATGCTGGTAATAGCGCCATCCGCATCGCGCAGCGGTTGGTAAACAAAGTTCAGGTACACGGTTTCCAGCTGCCCCTGTCGCTCCAGTAGGGTAGTAACTTCCTGTGCGACAAAGGCCTCCCCAGAAGCCACCACCTGGTCCAGCAATTCCTTATAGCCCTGGTCCCGTACTTCGGGCAGCGCCTCAAAAATTGGTCGGCCTATTACCTGTTCCGGGGTGCGCCCCCAGATAGCCGTGACGCGGGGGTTAGCTACTTCCACCAGATACTCCGGCCCCCGAAAAATGGCTACGGCCACCGGTGCCTGCTCAAACAGGGCCTGCAGCTGGGCCTGCTGGGCGGCCCGCTGCTGGCGGGCCAGCACTTGCTCCGTTACATCAAACGCAAAAATGGAGACGCCTATCGTAACGCCTTCTTCCTGGTAGGCCTGATAGGTAAAGGTATAGTACTTCTCCGGCAGCAAATTGCCCTCCAGGTCGCGCACCTGCAGTGGCAATTCTGTACCAAAAAATGGCTCGCCGGTGGCATACACCTGGTCCAGGAGGGCTAAGAACCCATAGTCTACGGTTTCAGGCAGGGCCTCAGCCAGGGGCAGGCCCAGCAGCTGGCGGCCCGGGAAAAGGCCCTGATAGCCGGGGTTGACGTAATCGAAGCGGTGCTCCGGGCCGTGCAGAATGGCTACGCTGGCCGGGGTCTGCTCAAATACCTGAAAGAAGATTTCGCGCTGACGCACTACCTGCTGCGCGGCTGCCAGCGCCTCCGCCTGGAGCTGGTCGGCGCGCTGCCGGCTTTGCTCCTGCTGGGTTACTTCAAAGGCAAACACCAGCACGCCATCAATCTGGCCGCTGGCATTATAACGCGCCTGCTGAATGAAACTGAAGTAGCGGTCTTCCAGTACTCCATTATCCGCCCGCACCAAAGGAATAAGAATCCCTGTCTCCTCGTGCGTTTTGCCCGTATCGTACACCTGCCGGAAGGTATGATATACCGAGTGGTCTTTTACCTCGGGCAGGGCCTCCAGCAGCGGCTTGCCTAGTAGCTCCCGATTAAGAAAAAGCTGCTGATAACTAGGATTGACCAGCTCATACACCAGATCTGGCCCATTGAGGATGCAAATAGCGGCCGGGGCCTGCATGAAGAGGCTCTCCAGGCGTTCCTTCTGCCGCTCGGCTTCGGCCTGGGCCACCAGGAGAAGGCTGGTACGCTCTTCCACCCGCGACTCCAGCTCCCGATTTAGCAGCTGCAGCTGCAGCTGAGCGCTCAACAGGTCTATATTATTGGCCAGAAACTCCTCATTGGAAGCGTGCAGCTCTTCGTTGGTAGCCGCCAGCTCCTCGTTTGCTATGGCCAAGTCGGCGTTCAGGCTCTGCACCTTCCGGCGCGTATGCACCTGCTCGGTTACGTCTACTCCTACTACTACAACGCCAGTTACTGAGCCGTGCTGGTTGTGCAGGGGTTGGTACACAAAATCAAAATAGGTTTCCTGCAGGCGCCCGTTTCGCCACATATAAATGGCCTGCTCCTTTCCTACATAAGGCTTGCCGGTGTCCATTACCTCCTGCAGAATCTGCTCAAAGCCTTGCCCCTGCAGCTCGGGTAGAGCCTGCAGCAAGGGTAACCCCAGCAACTGTTCTTCGGTGCGCCCCCACACAGTACAGGCCAGGGGGTTGATGTTCATGATAGTAAACTCGGGGCCTTGCACGTAGCTGAAAGCCACCGGCGCCTGATGCAGAATGGTACGCAGCTGCTCACGCTGCTCTTCCGTCTCGGCGCGGGCTGTCTTTTCCCGGGCCTGGCTCTCGCGCAGGGCTTGTTCTATGGGGCTGCGCTCATGATCAGAAGTATCGGTAAAGCTGACGACAAGCCATTGGCCGCTGCGCTGTGCCGCTATTCGAAAGTAGTTATCCAGCTCATCTGCCTGACAGTTTACCTCGTATTGGCCAGCCTCGCCCGTTTCAAATACCCGGCAGTAGAAATCATACACGCCATTAGGCACCGTACCGGGAAAGCGGGTACGCACAGTGCCGCCTGGCTGCTCGGGCAACTGCGTCATGCGCTGGCCGGCCGGGTTCAGGTACTCCAACGCAAAGTCGGTTAGCTCGCCGGCCGGCCCATAAAGGGGGCGCAGCAGGTGAATAGCCGTTAAAGAGACTTCCAGTACGGTATGAAGCAGTTCCTGGGGGGAGGAATAAGGTATAGACAAGGCGGCAGAGGATTCAGGCATAAACGGGAGCGGCGGAATGCAGGCGGGCTAGCACGTGTAAGATAAGCCAGCGGCGGAAAGTTCGCCCGGGGGCCGATGAGCTTCCCGAACCGGAAAGGCCACCATGCCGGCTCAGGACTTTTTTTCTATCGAATCAAGGTCAGCTGGCAAAGGCAGAGCTTCCAATACCGGCAGGGTGAGCGAAATGGTGGTGCCCTGACCCAGGCGGGAATGAATGTTGAGCGTGCCGCCCAGCAGCGCCACGCGGGTACGTATGCCGGCCAGCCCAATACCGTGGTCCGCCCGGGGCGTACTGGTATCAAAACCCACCCCATCATCCTCCACGCTCACATACACATAGTTATCTTCCCGGGCTACCGAGACAAAGGCCTCGCGGGCCTGCGCATGTTTCATAATGTTGTTGAGCAGCTCCTGCACCATGCGGTAAATGGCCGTTTGCAGCTGCCGGGGCAGGGGCTCATCCAGGCCAGTCAGGTTCAGATCTACCGGCAGGCTGCGGGGAATCAGCTTTACCAACTCCTGCAGCGCCACCTTCAGGCCAAAGTTTTCCAGCACGCTGGGCGTTAGCTCGTAGGAAATGGTACGCGTAGCCCGGATAGCCTCGCCCAGCAGATTTTGGGCCGCCAGCTTCTGGGCCGACTCCGGCAGCATATCCAGGTTTAGCTTGGTGGCATACAGCAGTTGGCCTACGCCATTGTGCAGGCTCTCGGCAATGCGGCGGCGCTCCTCTTCCTGCGTGTTGAGAATGGCGGAAAGCACTATCTGCTGCTGGCGCAGCTTTAAATGAGTGGTTTCCGTCATTAAGGCATTGCGCTCCGTTACGTCGCGGGCCAGAATGAGCACGCCCGTGCCGGTGCTTTGGTGCAAGGGCCGTATGTGCAGGTCGAAGGCACCCTGGGGCAAAAAACCAGCCCAGTTCAGCAGATGGCCGGCTTCGCCGGCCAGGGCAGTGTGCAGTACCGCCTGAAACTCGGGGTTAGCGTCCAGTTGCGGGAGCAGCTCCGGCAGCAGACGGCCCAGTGCCGCTGCCTCTGCTATATTGGTGAGGCGGGTGGCGCGCTGGTTCCAGGCTGTTACGCGCAGGTCGGCATCCAGGGCCATAATTACGTCCACGCTATTATCGAGCAGGCTTTTGGTGAACTCCTGCTCCCGCTGAATTTCCTGCTTCATCCGCTCCGAGTCTGTCACATCAATGGCAAACACAATACCCTGCTGCCGCTGGGCCTCAAAGAAGCCGTAGTTCTGAAAATAGACCGGCTCGCCCTGGTACTCCGCATACTCCAAAAATATGAGCGGTTCCCCGGTCAGTAATTTTTTCATCGGTTCCGTGAGGGCCGGAAACTCCTCAAACACGCTCTTGCCTACCAGCTCATTATCCTGCAGCCCCAGGCGGTGCAGGCCAGCTCCCACCAGCTCCAGGAAATGGCCTTCCGGCGAAAGACGGCCTAACATTACCGGTAGGTTAGCCAGAATATGCTCCAGCAGGCGGTTTTTGTAGCTCAGCTCCTCAGCAGCCTCCTTGCGGGAGGTTATGTCCCGCACCAGCCCCAGCAGGCGCCCGTGCGAGTGGTCTTCCTCGGTAAACACGCGGCCCACCATGGCTACATAGCTCACCGTCCCGTCGGGCTTGATGATGCGGTACTCAGTATCCAGGGCCAGCTTTCCCTGGCGCAGCTTCCGGATATTCTCCAGCAGACGGGGCCGGTCTTCGGGGTGAATGCAGCTAAGCGCTACGCTGGAAGGCACAGGGTTGGCATCGAAGACGTGGCCGAATATTTCCTGCGCCCGGTCATCCCAGTATAACTGGTCATCGGTCAGGTTCCAGTCGGTAATGCCCATGGCCGTGGCCGTGAGGGCTTCCTGCAGCCGGGCCTCGTTTTCGCGCAGCCGGTGCGCCGCTTGCTTTTCCTCCGTAATATCCCGCCAGGCCGCATGCACCAGGGTGCCGCCGTTGTCCGGAATGGCCGTGAGCAGGATGTCGCCCCAGAACTCTTCCGTGCCGTGGCGGTAGCGGCACCACTCAAAGCGGCAGTAGCCCCGCCGCAGGGCCTGCTCCCACAGCTCATCGGCCCACACCGTGGATATCCGACCGTTGGGCTGGTACTTAGGCGAGAAGGCCGAGGCATGCTGTCCCAGCAATTGTTTTTTATCGGTGAGGCCCAGCAGGTGCAGGGTGGCGGGGTTGCAGTCCACAAACCGGTTGTCGCGCAGCAGCAGCATGCCGTCGTGGTTTTGCTCAAACAGAGTGCGGAAGCGCCGCTCACTCAGCTCCAGCGCCCGGGTGGCCTGGTGCTGCTCCGTTACATCTATCATAGCCAGGAGGCAGTGCCGCTCGCCCAGTGCATTAGTAATGGCATTGCCTTCCAGGCGCACAAACAGGGCAGTGCCATTTTCCCGGCACATTTCCATCGTGGTGGTCTGGCGGAAATCAGAAGCCAGCACCTGCTCTACAAAGTGACTGAAAGCCAGCCGGCACTCCTGGGCTACAAACAAGGCCAGCCGGCGACCTTGCAGCTGCTGGCGCACGGTACCCAGCTGCTGAGCGGCCTGCAGGTTCAGCCGCAGGATGGTGCTATCGGCGGCCAGGGTGCAGTAGCCTACCGGGGCAAAATCATAGAGGTCTACGTACTGCGCACGGGAGCTTTGGGCTTCGGCCTGGGCCAGCAGCAGCTCCTCATACTGCATTTCCAGCTCTATCTGATGCACCTGGAGCTCCTGCACCAGCCGCTGCACCTCTGGCGCGGTATCAGGCGCTAGGCTCTGCGTAGCCAGCTGCCGGCGCTCGGCGCGCAGCCGCAACTCCCGCAGGGCAGCCTGTGTGTCGAGGGGTGCGGAGGACAAAAAGCCGGGAGCTTCCATAGCCTTGCTGGGATAGATTCTGTTTTTACGTAAACACTTGGTATCAATATCAATAAAAAGCCAGGCAAAGGGCGCGGCCTGGAATTCTAATAGACGAATCTAACGCCCATCAGGATACGGTCGGTGGGGTGGCCCTCGCTGTGGATGCGGCGGCCATACACCAGCACATGGCGGGGCGGCTCATCCCGGTTCAAGGAAGAAAGTGCAAGCGGCAGGTCATCGAAACCGACGCTGACGCCGTTGAGCAGGTCCATCAGGTTGTCGCGCAGAATGGGCTGCCGCCACACGCCGTTATTGAGTTCGGCCAGGGGCTGGCCTTTGGCCGGCTCCTGCCCAAAGGCTTCCGTAAATGCCTGGCTAACGGTTAGCACGCGCAGCTCGTGGTCCAACACCAGCATGGGCTCGCGCACGGTTTCTACAATACTTTCGGCGTAGCGGCGGCTGCTTTGCAGCTCCTCTTCCAGGTGCTTCAGGCCGGAGATATCCGTGAAGGTGATAACAGCCCCGCTGATGTAGTTATCCAGGGTGCGGTAGGGCAGAATCCGCATGGCGTACCACTCATTGGTGGTGGTCTGAATAATGGATTCCGTACTCACCAGGCGCTCCAGCACCTGGTTGATGTCCTGAATTAGGCTGGCGTAGCGCAGGTTGCTGGCGAAGTGCGTAATAGGCCGGCCCACATCGGCTGGCTGCAGGTGCATAATGCGGCCCACGGAAGGCGTAAAGCGTCGGATAATCATATCATTATCCAGAAATACCGTAGCTATTTCGGTGGCGTCCAACAGGTTTTTCATGTCGTTGGCGGCCTGGCTTAGCTCTTCCGTCTTGCTCAGATACTGCATGTTCAGCGTCATGAGCTCCTCGTTCAGGCTCTGCATTTCCTCCTTGTTGGTCATGGCCTCCTCGTTGGTGCTTTGTAGCTCCTCGTTGGCCGACTGCAGCTCCTCGTTGGTGCTTTTGAGCTCTTCCACGCTGCTTTCCATTTCCTCAATGGTGGTTTGCAGGCGGTGCTTGGTGTATTGCAGCTCTTTTTCCAGCGCGGCCACTACGGTGTCGCGGCTCAGATCAGAGCCCGGGCTGGCTTTGCCGGTGCGCACCCGGCGCGGCGTGGGTTGGTCTTCAAAGGCCACCAGCATCAGGCCAGCCAGCGCATCGGGCTCGGTGAGGTAAGTAACGCTGATGCGCAGCAGCTGATAGCCGGCATCGGTTTTCACCTTTACATTTTCGGCCACCACACTTTCCCTGGCGGTACTGGCCTTGTGTACTACGGCACTGATTTCGTAGTTTAAGTCTTCGCGGGCCATTTCGAAGATGTTCAGGCCGCCCAGCCCGGGCGCCGGCTCCAGGTAGCGGCCCGTGCGGCCATTCACATACAGGATTTCGCCCTTGGCATTGATAAGCACGGCCGGCGGCGTGAAGGCGCGCAGCATAACTCTCTGCACCAGGGAGGCAAAGGTCCCGTCTTTGCGGGGAGAGGAAGTATTCATACTACTGGCTGCCACTGGCACCGACGTTTGCTGACGGGTAAGAGCGAATGGGAAATTGGCAAGACGGGTTACGGACGAGGACGCATCGTTGCGGCGGAAAATTTTCCATTTAATGTCCAGGGGCTTAAACAGTTCATGAAAGCCCGTCATATTTTCGCTGGGCCCCAGGAACAGCAGGCCGCCCGGGTTCAGGGCGTAATGGAACACAGGCAGCAGGTTGCGCTGCAGTTCCGCCGATAGATAGATGAGCAGGTTGCGGCAGCAAAGCAGGTCTAGCCGGGTAAACGGCGCATCCTTGTTGATATCGTGGAGGGCAAAGATGACGGCATCCCGCACCTCTTTCCGAATCTGGTAGCCGATTTCCTGTTTGATGAAAAAGCGTTCCAGCCGCTCCGGGGATACATCAGCCACAATGTTATCCTGGTACAGCCCGGCCCGGGCAAAATCAATACCCTGAGGATTGATATCGGTAGCAAAAATCTGAATTTTGAGGTAGTGGCCGGGCTCTATCTGCTCCAGACACTCCTGCAGCAGCATAGCCAGTGAGTAGGCTTCCTCGCCGGTAGAACAGCCCGGCGCCCACACCCGAAAAACACTGTTAATGGGCTTTTGGCGCAGCATGGGAATCAGCTGCGTTTTCAGCGAATCATAGGCCTCCTGATCCCGGAAAAACTTGGTTACGCCAATCAGCAGCTCCTTAAACAGGGCATCTACCTCCGAGGGGTTTTCCTGCAGGTAGCGCACATATTGCGTGA
The Hymenobacter sp. DG25B genome window above contains:
- a CDS encoding PAS domain S-box protein, whose protein sequence is MEAPGFLSSAPLDTQAALRELRLRAERRQLATQSLAPDTAPEVQRLVQELQVHQIELEMQYEELLLAQAEAQSSRAQYVDLYDFAPVGYCTLAADSTILRLNLQAAQQLGTVRQQLQGRRLALFVAQECRLAFSHFVEQVLASDFRQTTTMEMCRENGTALFVRLEGNAITNALGERHCLLAMIDVTEQHQATRALELSERRFRTLFEQNHDGMLLLRDNRFVDCNPATLHLLGLTDKKQLLGQHASAFSPKYQPNGRISTVWADELWEQALRRGYCRFEWCRYRHGTEEFWGDILLTAIPDNGGTLVHAAWRDITEEKQAAHRLRENEARLQEALTATAMGITDWNLTDDQLYWDDRAQEIFGHVFDANPVPSSVALSCIHPEDRPRLLENIRKLRQGKLALDTEYRIIKPDGTVSYVAMVGRVFTEEDHSHGRLLGLVRDITSRKEAAEELSYKNRLLEHILANLPVMLGRLSPEGHFLELVGAGLHRLGLQDNELVGKSVFEEFPALTEPMKKLLTGEPLIFLEYAEYQGEPVYFQNYGFFEAQRQQGIVFAIDVTDSERMKQEIQREQEFTKSLLDNSVDVIMALDADLRVTAWNQRATRLTNIAEAAALGRLLPELLPQLDANPEFQAVLHTALAGEAGHLLNWAGFLPQGAFDLHIRPLHQSTGTGVLILARDVTERNALMTETTHLKLRQQQIVLSAILNTQEEERRRIAESLHNGVGQLLYATKLNLDMLPESAQKLAAQNLLGEAIRATRTISYELTPSVLENFGLKVALQELVKLIPRSLPVDLNLTGLDEPLPRQLQTAIYRMVQELLNNIMKHAQAREAFVSVAREDNYVYVSVEDDGVGFDTSTPRADHGIGLAGIRTRVALLGGTLNIHSRLGQGTTISLTLPVLEALPLPADLDSIEKKS
- a CDS encoding PAS domain-containing sensor histidine kinase codes for the protein MPESSAALSIPYSSPQELLHTVLEVSLTAIHLLRPLYGPAGELTDFALEYLNPAGQRMTQLPEQPGGTVRTRFPGTVPNGVYDFYCRVFETGEAGQYEVNCQADELDNYFRIAAQRSGQWLVVSFTDTSDHERSPIEQALRESQAREKTARAETEEQREQLRTILHQAPVAFSYVQGPEFTIMNINPLACTVWGRTEEQLLGLPLLQALPELQGQGFEQILQEVMDTGKPYVGKEQAIYMWRNGRLQETYFDFVYQPLHNQHGSVTGVVVVGVDVTEQVHTRRKVQSLNADLAIANEELAATNEELHASNEEFLANNIDLLSAQLQLQLLNRELESRVEERTSLLLVAQAEAERQKERLESLFMQAPAAICILNGPDLVYELVNPSYQQLFLNRELLGKPLLEALPEVKDHSVYHTFRQVYDTGKTHEETGILIPLVRADNGVLEDRYFSFIQQARYNASGQIDGVLVFAFEVTQQEQSRQRADQLQAEALAAAQQVVRQREIFFQVFEQTPASVAILHGPEHRFDYVNPGYQGLFPGRQLLGLPLAEALPETVDYGFLALLDQVYATGEPFFGTELPLQVRDLEGNLLPEKYYTFTYQAYQEEGVTIGVSIFAFDVTEQVLARQQRAAQQAQLQALFEQAPVAVAIFRGPEYLVEVANPRVTAIWGRTPEQVIGRPIFEALPEVRDQGYKELLDQVVASGEAFVAQEVTTLLERQGQLETVYLNFVYQPLRDADGAITSIAAVATEVSEQVAARQQVAQANQQLLTANVALDNLNQQLTRTNVDLDNFIYTASHDLKAPITNIEGLLQTLQDELTESTRTREVSYILELMHDSVNRFTRTIEHLTDVSRLQKEHEQAPTQVQLAEVVEDVLLDLAPLIQEVGARLQVDVQDCPSIAFSAKNLRSVVFNLVSNALKYHNPERDPLVILRCFPVEKYMVLEVKDNGLGIELDRERQPFQMFQRFHTHVEGSGVGLYMVKKMVENAGGSVAVVSQVGEGSTFTVYFPK
- a CDS encoding CheR family methyltransferase codes for the protein MPTTNPASPEERLPAEPVSASPPPIDTQVSQAQLRRVQAQEDSRETFPIVGMGGSAGSLGAFEQFFRHMPPHSGIAFVVVMHLAPNPNGELAQVMQRFTDMPVLEAADGMKVLPNHVYVIPPDRDMSILHGTLLLFPPTQPRGKRLPIDLFYQSLAKDARERAVCIIFSGMGADGTLGLKMVMENFGMVMVQTPETAEYDSMPRSAIATEFVDYILPADQLPNKLLEYLHKPIMERPRRERPESVSRPAHALQKIFLLIRTQTGHDFSYYKRNTVFRRIERRMNSHQIKEFTQYVRYLQENPSEVDALFKELLIGVTKFFRDQEAYDSLKTQLIPMLRQKPINSVFRVWAPGCSTGEEAYSLAMLLQECLEQIEPGHYLKIQIFATDINPQGIDFARAGLYQDNIVADVSPERLERFFIKQEIGYQIRKEVRDAVIFALHDINKDAPFTRLDLLCCRNLLIYLSAELQRNLLPVFHYALNPGGLLFLGPSENMTGFHELFKPLDIKWKIFRRNDASSSVTRLANFPFALTRQQTSVPVAASSMNTSSPRKDGTFASLVQRVMLRAFTPPAVLINAKGEILYVNGRTGRYLEPAPGLGGLNIFEMAREDLNYEISAVVHKASTARESVVAENVKVKTDAGYQLLRISVTYLTEPDALAGLMLVAFEDQPTPRRVRTGKASPGSDLSRDTVVAALEKELQYTKHRLQTTIEEMESSVEELKSTNEELQSANEELQSTNEEAMTNKEEMQSLNEELMTLNMQYLSKTEELSQAANDMKNLLDATEIATVFLDNDMIIRRFTPSVGRIMHLQPADVGRPITHFASNLRYASLIQDINQVLERLVSTESIIQTTTNEWYAMRILPYRTLDNYISGAVITFTDISGLKHLEEELQSSRRYAESIVETVREPMLVLDHELRVLTVSQAFTEAFGQEPAKGQPLAELNNGVWRQPILRDNLMDLLNGVSVGFDDLPLALSSLNRDEPPRHVLVYGRRIHSEGHPTDRILMGVRFVY